One genomic region from Solwaraspora sp. WMMD792 encodes:
- the murG gene encoding undecaprenyldiphospho-muramoylpentapeptide beta-N-acetylglucosaminyltransferase: MGPLRSVVLAGGGTGGHIYPLLAFADCLRRHDPSVQITCLGTPKGLENELIPPKGYDLRLIPAHQLPRSVNMDLVRTPDRMFKAARAAGKVIDEVRADVVVGFGGYVSVPAYLAAWRREMPIVVHEVNVPPGVANRMGMKFTKHVAVGFPHQPVQAESLRDARVVGVPLRRSITGLDRAATREAARAHFGLRPDLPTVFVSGGSQGARSINLAVSGAAKELARAGVQVLHAIGARNEPVSVPSDLPVPYVTLPYLSEMELGYAAADLMVCRGGAMTCAEVAAIGLPAVYVPYPHSNQEQKRNALPVVEAGGGLLVDDAELTPAWVEQVVVPLARDPQRLAAMGSAAAGYGRRDGDEALLDFVYEAVSR; the protein is encoded by the coding sequence ATGGGTCCGCTGCGATCGGTGGTGCTGGCAGGTGGGGGGACCGGTGGGCACATCTACCCGCTGTTGGCGTTCGCCGACTGTCTGCGCCGGCACGACCCGAGCGTGCAGATCACCTGTCTCGGTACCCCGAAAGGGCTGGAAAACGAGCTGATTCCGCCGAAAGGGTACGATCTGCGGTTGATCCCCGCACATCAGCTGCCCCGGTCGGTCAACATGGACCTCGTGCGTACGCCAGACCGGATGTTCAAGGCCGCCCGCGCCGCCGGCAAGGTCATCGACGAGGTGCGGGCCGACGTGGTGGTGGGCTTCGGCGGGTACGTGTCCGTTCCGGCCTACCTGGCGGCATGGCGTCGCGAGATGCCGATCGTGGTGCACGAGGTGAACGTGCCGCCGGGCGTGGCCAACCGGATGGGCATGAAGTTCACCAAGCACGTCGCGGTGGGCTTCCCACACCAGCCGGTCCAGGCCGAGTCGCTGCGCGACGCCCGGGTGGTCGGGGTGCCGCTGCGCCGGTCCATCACCGGGCTGGACCGGGCGGCCACCCGGGAAGCCGCCCGAGCGCACTTCGGGCTGCGGCCGGATCTGCCGACGGTCTTCGTCTCCGGTGGATCCCAGGGCGCCCGGTCGATCAACCTGGCGGTCTCCGGGGCGGCGAAGGAGCTGGCCCGGGCCGGTGTCCAGGTGCTGCACGCGATCGGTGCCCGCAACGAGCCGGTCTCGGTGCCCAGTGATCTGCCGGTGCCGTACGTGACGTTGCCGTACCTGTCGGAGATGGAGCTCGGGTACGCCGCAGCCGACCTGATGGTCTGCCGGGGGGGTGCGATGACCTGCGCCGAGGTCGCCGCGATCGGACTGCCCGCGGTCTACGTGCCCTATCCGCACAGCAACCAGGAGCAGAAGCGCAACGCGCTGCCGGTGGTCGAGGCCGGTGGCGGTCTGCTCGTCGACGACGCCGAACTGACTCCGGCCTGGGTGGAGCAGGTCGTGGTTCCGTTGGCTCGCGACCCGCAGCGGCTGGCCGCGATGGGCTCGGCGGCGGCGGGGTACGGTCGCCGCGACGGCGACGAGGCGCTGCTCGACTTCGTCTACGAGGCGGTGTCCCGATGA
- the mraZ gene encoding division/cell wall cluster transcriptional repressor MraZ: MFLGTHTPRLDEKGRLILPAKFRDELAGGVVITKGQERCLYVFPTPEFQRIAEQLREQPMTHKAARAYSRVFFASAHDEVPDKQGRVTIPAHLREYAGLGRDLVVIGASSRVEIWDKQAWETYLSDSEDDFADIEEGVLPGGL, from the coding sequence GTGTTTCTCGGCACCCATACTCCGCGCCTGGACGAAAAGGGCCGGTTGATCCTTCCAGCCAAGTTTCGGGACGAGCTGGCGGGAGGTGTCGTGATCACCAAGGGACAGGAACGCTGTCTGTACGTGTTCCCGACGCCGGAGTTCCAGCGGATCGCCGAGCAGTTGCGCGAGCAACCGATGACGCACAAGGCGGCGCGGGCCTACAGCCGGGTCTTCTTCGCCAGTGCGCATGACGAGGTGCCCGACAAGCAGGGCCGGGTGACGATCCCGGCACATCTGCGGGAGTACGCCGGGCTCGGCCGCGACCTCGTGGTGATCGGGGCGAGCAGCCGGGTGGAGATCTGGGACAAGCAGGCATGGGAGACATACCTCTCCGATAGCGAGGACGACTTCGCGGACATCGAAGAGGGGGTGCTGCCCGGCGGACTGTAG
- the rsmH gene encoding 16S rRNA (cytosine(1402)-N(4))-methyltransferase RsmH, which translates to MGELRGTHVPVLLERCLELLAPALDRGDRPTVHVDATLGLGGHAHAVLAAFPLVTLVGLDRDREALAHARARLAGFADRVHLVHAVYDELPEVLDQLELSGVDSVLFDLGVSSLQLDAPERGFAYSRDVALDMRMDQGRGTTAEEIVNGYPPGDLVRVLREYGEERFASRIVSAIVRERQRQPITSSTRLAELVESAVPAATRRTGGNPAKRTFQALRIEVNEELAVLRRALPAALDALHVGGRMVVLSYHSLEDRITKQTLAGRARSTAPVELPVELPGTGPTLRLLGRGAEQAGEAEIAANPRAASVRLRAAEHIGQAAVRSAGTAGRGKGGAARERPHPGTAPHRPDAAASGPSTPDGIAGRRRRHDRGRDEKE; encoded by the coding sequence ATGGGGGAGCTTCGCGGTACGCACGTACCGGTGCTGCTCGAGCGGTGTCTCGAGCTGCTCGCCCCCGCGCTGGACCGCGGTGACCGGCCGACCGTGCATGTCGACGCGACTCTCGGCCTGGGCGGTCACGCCCATGCGGTGCTGGCGGCGTTCCCGCTGGTCACCCTGGTAGGGCTGGACCGGGACCGGGAGGCGTTGGCACACGCCCGGGCGAGGCTGGCCGGGTTCGCCGACCGGGTCCATCTGGTCCACGCGGTCTACGACGAGTTGCCCGAGGTCCTTGACCAGCTCGAGCTGTCCGGGGTGGACAGCGTGTTGTTCGATCTGGGGGTGTCCTCACTGCAGCTCGACGCGCCCGAGCGCGGGTTCGCCTACTCCCGGGACGTCGCCCTGGACATGCGGATGGACCAGGGGCGGGGGACCACGGCCGAGGAGATCGTGAACGGCTACCCCCCGGGGGACCTGGTCCGGGTGCTGCGGGAGTACGGCGAGGAGCGGTTCGCCAGCCGGATCGTCTCGGCGATCGTGCGGGAGCGGCAGCGGCAGCCGATCACCTCGTCGACGCGCTTGGCCGAACTGGTCGAGTCGGCGGTGCCGGCGGCTACTCGAAGAACTGGGGGAAACCCCGCGAAGAGGACGTTTCAGGCGTTGCGTATCGAGGTAAACGAGGAGCTGGCGGTGCTCCGCAGGGCGCTGCCGGCCGCGCTGGACGCGTTGCACGTCGGCGGCCGCATGGTGGTGCTGTCCTACCACTCGCTGGAGGACCGGATCACCAAGCAGACGTTGGCTGGCCGGGCGCGCAGCACCGCGCCGGTGGAGCTGCCGGTCGAGCTGCCGGGCACCGGCCCGACGCTGCGGCTGCTCGGCCGGGGTGCCGAGCAGGCTGGCGAGGCGGAGATCGCGGCCAACCCGCGGGCGGCGTCGGTACGGCTGCGCGCGGCGGAGCACATCGGACAGGCGGCGGTGCGCAGTGCCGGCACCGCCGGGCGGGGAAAGGGTGGGGCCGCCCGCGAACGGCCCCACCCGGGGACAGCACCACACCGGCCCGACGCGGCGGCGTCCGGGCCATCCACACCGGACGGGATAGCCGGCCGGCGGAGACGTCACGATCGGGGTCGTGACGAGAAGGAGTAG
- a CDS encoding penicillin-binding transpeptidase domain-containing protein: MADRSDPPRRDPRGSRRGGVGEPGPIGGIADARAYTPRGRTVRESAEQRRTGRAERSRDPFRPALQVLDGGRATSGRSPARTGSADPGDRGTEPGTGPRRDADRRSTSRRDVDPDRRARRDVDPDRAARRGADSDRRRSTTGRAGSAGKSRQASSGSARRAPGPARQGTRGRPRRPATLPRLADPRRRLRLGTFLTLTMFVVIGIRLIVLQVVDAPAYADGGVWDRVGAPVVVPAPRGSIYDRTGAVLAHSVAARFVYSDPVLVEDPQATAEALSPLLGIPRSTLLERLVPQTRPDGQESRFEFLARGVDVELAEQVMNLELAGIGVDYDERREVPGNDLAANLLGFVGLDMNGLEGLEARYDEVLRGVNGQRIAEQGNRDLRLAEIPGGYRQETEPQPGSSLVLTIDRDLQYEVQRILSATLEQCTASVAAAVVLDPRTGEVLAQASEPTYNAADAWSSDPSDRQDIATTFTAEPGSVHKPLVLAAALEEGLIEPDTTLDLGPTIRKGDTTFRDTRPIEAGVATSLAGMLAYSSNVGTIKIADQLGPERLHAYQQAFGLGSPTGVGLPGEASGRVLPLDEWSASSYGSVPLGHSVDATPLQMAAAYAAIANDGVYVPPRLVREIVDEHGQRTPTEEPTARRVLGADNAAALRRIMEGVTTIPGATGTAAAVPGYRVAGKTGTGRRIVNGSVAPGEVTSFIGMAPADDPRYVIAVVSHTPGGGCGDVAAPAFRDMMRFTLLHYRVPPTGTEPPEFVVHP, translated from the coding sequence GTGGCTGACCGTTCCGATCCGCCGCGCCGGGATCCACGTGGATCCCGGCGCGGCGGCGTCGGTGAACCCGGCCCGATCGGCGGGATCGCCGACGCCCGTGCCTACACCCCCCGGGGTCGGACGGTGCGCGAGTCGGCCGAGCAACGCCGTACCGGCCGTGCCGAACGCAGCCGGGATCCGTTCCGGCCCGCGCTGCAGGTGCTCGACGGGGGTCGGGCCACCAGCGGTCGGTCGCCGGCCCGGACCGGCTCGGCGGACCCCGGCGACCGGGGCACCGAACCGGGTACCGGACCACGTCGCGACGCCGACCGGCGGAGCACGTCGCGCCGCGACGTCGACCCGGACCGGAGGGCACGCCGCGACGTCGACCCGGACCGGGCAGCGCGGCGCGGAGCCGACTCCGACCGCCGCCGGTCGACCACCGGCCGTGCCGGGTCGGCCGGCAAGTCCCGGCAGGCGTCGTCCGGCTCCGCCCGGCGTGCCCCGGGCCCGGCCCGACAGGGCACCCGGGGCCGCCCACGGCGGCCCGCCACCCTGCCCCGGCTGGCCGACCCCCGGCGCCGGCTGCGGCTGGGCACCTTCCTCACCCTGACCATGTTCGTGGTGATCGGGATCCGGCTGATCGTGCTGCAGGTCGTCGACGCCCCGGCGTACGCCGACGGCGGCGTCTGGGACCGGGTCGGCGCACCGGTCGTCGTGCCCGCCCCCCGGGGCAGCATCTACGACCGCACCGGGGCGGTGCTGGCACACAGCGTCGCCGCCCGGTTCGTCTACTCGGACCCGGTCCTGGTCGAGGATCCGCAGGCGACGGCGGAGGCGCTGTCACCGCTGCTCGGCATCCCCCGCTCCACACTGCTGGAGCGGCTGGTCCCGCAGACCCGCCCGGACGGGCAGGAGTCGCGGTTCGAGTTCCTGGCCCGCGGGGTGGACGTCGAACTCGCCGAACAGGTGATGAATCTCGAACTGGCCGGCATCGGGGTGGACTACGACGAACGGCGCGAGGTGCCCGGCAACGACCTGGCCGCGAACCTGCTCGGCTTCGTCGGCCTGGACATGAACGGGCTGGAAGGCCTCGAGGCGCGCTACGACGAGGTGCTGCGCGGGGTGAACGGGCAGCGGATCGCCGAGCAGGGCAACCGTGACCTGCGGTTGGCCGAGATTCCCGGCGGCTACCGGCAGGAGACCGAGCCGCAGCCCGGCAGTTCGCTGGTGCTCACCATCGACCGGGACCTGCAGTACGAGGTGCAACGCATCCTCAGCGCGACGCTGGAGCAGTGCACCGCCAGCGTGGCCGCCGCGGTGGTACTGGACCCGCGTACCGGGGAGGTGCTCGCCCAGGCCAGCGAGCCCACCTACAACGCCGCCGACGCATGGTCCAGCGACCCGTCCGACCGGCAGGACATCGCCACCACCTTCACCGCCGAACCCGGCTCGGTGCACAAGCCGCTGGTGCTCGCCGCGGCCTTGGAGGAAGGGCTGATCGAGCCGGACACCACACTCGACCTCGGTCCGACGATCCGCAAGGGCGACACCACCTTCCGTGACACCCGCCCGATCGAGGCGGGTGTCGCGACCAGCCTGGCCGGCATGCTGGCCTACTCGTCGAACGTCGGCACGATCAAGATCGCCGACCAGCTCGGGCCGGAGCGGCTGCATGCGTACCAGCAGGCGTTCGGTCTGGGCAGCCCGACCGGTGTCGGACTGCCCGGCGAGGCCAGCGGCCGGGTGCTGCCGCTGGACGAGTGGAGCGCCTCGTCGTACGGGTCGGTGCCGCTCGGGCACAGCGTCGACGCCACCCCGCTGCAGATGGCCGCCGCGTACGCGGCGATCGCCAACGACGGCGTCTACGTACCGCCCCGTCTGGTCCGGGAGATCGTCGACGAGCACGGGCAGCGCACCCCGACCGAGGAGCCGACCGCCCGCCGGGTGCTCGGCGCCGACAACGCCGCCGCGCTGCGCAGGATCATGGAAGGCGTCACCACCATCCCCGGTGCCACCGGCACCGCGGCGGCGGTCCCCGGCTACCGGGTGGCCGGCAAGACCGGCACCGGTCGGCGGATCGTCAACGGCTCCGTCGCCCCCGGTGAGGTGACGTCGTTCATCGGCATGGCGCCGGCCGACGACCCGCGCTACGTGATCGCCGTGGTGTCGCACACCCCCGGTGGTGGCTGCGGGGACGTCGCCGCCCCGGCGTTCCGCGACATGATGCGCTTCACCCTGCTGCACTACCGGGTTCCGCCGACCGGCACCGAGCCACCCGAGTTCGTGGTGCACCCGTGA
- the murF gene encoding UDP-N-acetylmuramoyl-tripeptide--D-alanyl-D-alanine ligase, whose protein sequence is MITMTLAEVAEAVGGRLRDADPASRVTGGVEFDSRKIGPGGLFVAFAGERVDGHDFAGAALAAGAVAVLGTRPIAVDGGATPVPMVLVDDPLDAMARLARAVLDRLPQLTVIGLTGSSGKTTTKDLIAQLAAGLGPTVAPAGSFNNELGHPYTVLQADAETRFLVLEMGARGIGHIRHLCEIAPPRIGVVINVGVAHIGEFGSVDAIATAKGELVEALPADGVAVLNADDPRVRRMADRTAGRVVLAGEDPAATVRAEQVTVDARGRAAYQLVTPAGSAPVRLAVSGRHQVGNSLLAAAVAVELGLTDPAELAAALGRLRLVSTRRMDVFDRADGITVIDDSYNANPASTAAALRALVDLGAGRRTFAVLGYLAELGEYEEQGHAEVGRLAAELGVHRVLVVGEQAAPIRHAAAAVATWEGESVLVTDQQAAIDLLRRELADGDVVLVKGSRYRTWEVADALRDGSASDGTPVTGAGEATA, encoded by the coding sequence ATGATCACGATGACGCTGGCCGAGGTGGCCGAGGCGGTCGGTGGGCGGCTGCGGGACGCCGACCCGGCCAGCCGGGTCACCGGCGGGGTGGAGTTCGACTCCCGCAAGATCGGGCCCGGTGGGTTGTTCGTCGCCTTCGCCGGCGAGCGGGTCGACGGGCACGACTTCGCCGGCGCGGCGCTCGCCGCCGGAGCCGTCGCGGTGCTCGGCACCCGCCCGATCGCCGTCGACGGCGGTGCCACCCCGGTGCCGATGGTGCTTGTCGACGACCCGCTCGACGCGATGGCCCGGCTGGCCCGGGCGGTCCTGGACCGACTGCCCCAGCTGACCGTGATCGGCCTGACCGGATCGTCGGGTAAGACCACGACCAAGGACTTGATCGCGCAGCTCGCCGCCGGGCTCGGCCCGACGGTGGCGCCGGCCGGCTCGTTCAACAACGAGCTCGGCCACCCGTACACCGTGCTGCAGGCCGACGCCGAGACCCGGTTTCTGGTGCTGGAGATGGGCGCCCGGGGAATCGGCCACATCCGGCATCTGTGCGAGATCGCGCCGCCCCGGATCGGCGTGGTGATCAACGTCGGGGTCGCGCACATCGGGGAGTTCGGTTCGGTCGACGCCATCGCCACCGCAAAGGGTGAGCTGGTCGAGGCGTTGCCGGCCGACGGCGTGGCGGTGCTCAACGCCGATGACCCCCGGGTACGGCGGATGGCCGACCGCACCGCCGGGCGGGTGGTGCTGGCCGGGGAGGATCCTGCGGCGACGGTGCGTGCCGAGCAGGTCACCGTGGACGCCCGGGGACGCGCGGCGTACCAGCTGGTCACCCCGGCCGGGTCGGCGCCGGTGCGGCTCGCGGTCAGCGGCCGGCACCAGGTGGGCAACAGCCTGCTCGCCGCGGCCGTGGCGGTCGAACTGGGGCTGACCGACCCGGCGGAGCTGGCCGCCGCGCTCGGCCGGCTCCGGCTGGTCTCGACCCGTCGGATGGACGTGTTCGACCGGGCGGACGGGATCACCGTCATCGACGACTCCTACAACGCCAACCCCGCCTCCACGGCGGCGGCGCTGCGGGCGTTGGTCGATCTCGGCGCGGGTCGGCGGACCTTCGCAGTGCTCGGCTACCTCGCCGAGCTCGGCGAGTACGAGGAGCAGGGACACGCCGAGGTCGGCCGGTTGGCCGCCGAGCTCGGCGTGCACCGGGTGCTGGTGGTGGGTGAACAGGCCGCGCCGATCCGGCACGCGGCGGCGGCGGTTGCGACGTGGGAAGGGGAGTCGGTGCTGGTCACCGATCAACAGGCGGCGATCGACCTGCTCCGGCGGGAGCTCGCCGACGGGGACGTGGTGCTGGTGAAGGGCTCGCGGTACCGCACCTGGGAGGTCGCTGACGCGCTGCGTGACGGTTCGGCCTCGGACGGTACGCCGGTCACCGGGGCCGGGGAGGCGACGGCGTGA
- the mraY gene encoding phospho-N-acetylmuramoyl-pentapeptide-transferase has translation MRAVIVAAAVAFLVSLFGTPVAIKVFTRLKAGQPIRAEGPVMHQGKKGTPTMGGVVFIVATVIAYVAGHLALTTLPAQQIAQVGPTITALVLLGLLVFSGAVGFVDDFLKVRKRNSAGLNKRGKLLGQILVGAVFGVIALYFPSTMVDTTGDATNTETVGSTTLSFIRDIDALDVGKAASVVIFILVVMATTNGVNLTDGLDGLATGASVMVLATYALIAFWQYRHWCADPNYTAEYCYQVRDPLEIALIAGAAAGACVGFLWWNTSPARIFMGDTGALGLGGLIAGMAMATRTMLLLLIIGGLFVIITMSVVIQIISFRTTGKRVFRMSPLQHHFELAGWSEVNIVVRFWIIAGIGVAIGLGLFYSEFLAVMG, from the coding sequence GTGAGAGCGGTCATCGTCGCGGCGGCCGTGGCCTTCCTGGTGTCACTGTTCGGCACCCCGGTGGCGATCAAGGTCTTCACCCGGCTCAAGGCCGGCCAGCCGATCCGGGCCGAAGGCCCGGTCATGCACCAGGGCAAGAAGGGCACGCCGACGATGGGTGGCGTGGTCTTCATCGTGGCGACGGTGATCGCGTACGTCGCGGGTCACCTCGCCCTGACCACCCTGCCCGCCCAGCAGATCGCCCAGGTCGGGCCGACCATCACCGCACTCGTCCTGCTCGGTCTGCTGGTCTTCTCCGGGGCGGTCGGCTTCGTCGACGACTTCCTCAAGGTCCGCAAGCGCAACAGCGCCGGGTTGAACAAGCGGGGCAAGCTGCTCGGCCAGATCCTGGTCGGCGCGGTGTTCGGGGTGATCGCCCTGTACTTCCCGAGCACGATGGTGGACACCACCGGCGATGCGACCAACACCGAGACGGTCGGTAGCACCACGCTGTCGTTCATCCGCGACATCGACGCCCTCGACGTCGGTAAGGCCGCGTCGGTGGTGATCTTCATCCTGGTGGTGATGGCCACGACCAACGGCGTCAACCTGACCGACGGGCTGGACGGTCTGGCCACCGGCGCGTCGGTGATGGTTCTCGCCACCTACGCGTTGATCGCGTTCTGGCAGTACCGGCACTGGTGCGCCGACCCGAACTACACCGCCGAGTACTGCTACCAGGTCCGCGACCCGTTGGAGATCGCCCTGATCGCCGGGGCGGCCGCCGGAGCCTGTGTTGGCTTCCTCTGGTGGAACACCTCGCCGGCGCGGATCTTCATGGGCGACACCGGCGCGCTCGGGCTCGGCGGGCTGATCGCCGGGATGGCGATGGCCACCCGGACCATGCTGCTGCTGCTGATCATCGGCGGGCTCTTCGTCATCATCACCATGTCGGTGGTGATCCAGATCATCTCGTTCCGGACCACCGGCAAGCGGGTGTTCCGGATGTCGCCGCTGCAGCACCACTTCGAACTGGCCGGGTGGAGCGAGGTCAACATCGTCGTCCGGTTCTGGATCATCGCCGGGATCGGCGTGGCGATCGGCCTCGGCCTGTTCTACAGCGAGTTCCTCGCGGTGATGGGCTAG
- a CDS encoding UDP-N-acetylmuramoyl-L-alanyl-D-glutamate--2,6-diaminopimelate ligase: MRSDRYAAARARTADRVGSSAVPGNPRPRTNRPIPFAELAASLAVPPPTAAAPLISGITHASGDVRPGDLYAALPGARRHGAEFVADAGARGAVAVLTDPAGAPAAAEAGLPALVVPEPRTVLGRVAAVVYGEPTRHLAMIGLTGTAGKTSTAYLVESGLRAAGQSTGLIGTVETRLGELVVPSVRTTPEATDLHAMLAVAREHGVASVVMEVSSHALALDRVGGVRFAVGGYTNFGSDHLDFHADAADYFAAKARLFDGRCAVEVLNHDDPALEPLRRPHTVTYSAAGDAAATWRAAAVSDDGYRQHFIALGPDGISIEAAVGLPGRHNVANALLAIATLVALGVDPATAAAGVADCPGVPGRLEQVTAPGPVLGVVDYAHKPDAIVAVLTALRGLADSRRGRLICVIGAGGDRDRGKRPTMGAAAARGADLVIVTDDNPRTEDPAAIRAEVRHGADGVAGAEVVEVAGRRAAIDEAVRLAGPTDVVALLGKGHEQGQEIDGDVQPFDDRVELAASLTARFPALVRQA, translated from the coding sequence ATGCGGAGCGACCGGTACGCCGCTGCGCGGGCCCGGACCGCGGACCGGGTAGGGTCTAGCGCCGTGCCCGGCAATCCACGACCCCGCACCAATCGTCCGATTCCGTTCGCGGAGCTCGCCGCGTCGCTGGCGGTGCCGCCACCGACCGCCGCAGCCCCGCTGATCAGCGGAATCACCCACGCCAGCGGCGACGTCCGGCCCGGTGACCTGTACGCCGCGCTGCCCGGGGCCCGCCGGCACGGCGCCGAGTTCGTCGCCGACGCCGGTGCCCGAGGCGCGGTGGCCGTGCTCACCGATCCGGCCGGCGCCCCGGCGGCTGCGGAAGCCGGACTGCCCGCCCTGGTGGTCCCCGAGCCGAGGACCGTACTGGGCCGGGTCGCGGCGGTCGTCTACGGCGAGCCGACCCGGCACCTGGCCATGATCGGGTTGACCGGCACCGCCGGCAAGACCTCCACCGCGTACCTGGTCGAGTCGGGACTGCGGGCCGCCGGCCAGTCGACCGGGTTGATCGGCACGGTCGAGACCCGCCTCGGCGAACTGGTCGTGCCCAGCGTGCGGACCACCCCCGAGGCGACCGACCTGCACGCGATGTTGGCCGTGGCCCGCGAGCACGGCGTGGCCAGCGTGGTGATGGAGGTGTCGAGCCACGCGCTGGCCCTGGACCGGGTCGGTGGTGTGCGGTTCGCCGTCGGCGGCTACACCAACTTCGGGTCGGACCACCTCGACTTTCACGCCGACGCCGCCGATTACTTCGCCGCCAAGGCCCGGCTCTTCGACGGCCGCTGCGCGGTCGAGGTGCTCAACCACGACGACCCGGCCCTGGAACCGCTGCGTCGTCCGCACACGGTCACCTACTCGGCCGCCGGGGACGCCGCCGCCACCTGGCGGGCTGCGGCGGTCAGCGACGACGGCTACCGGCAACACTTCATCGCCCTGGGCCCGGACGGGATCTCCATCGAGGCCGCCGTCGGGCTGCCGGGGCGGCACAACGTGGCGAACGCGCTGCTGGCCATCGCGACCCTGGTCGCGCTCGGCGTCGATCCGGCCACGGCCGCCGCCGGAGTGGCCGACTGCCCCGGCGTACCCGGCCGGTTGGAACAGGTCACCGCCCCCGGCCCGGTGCTCGGCGTGGTGGACTACGCGCACAAGCCGGACGCTATCGTCGCCGTGCTGACCGCGCTGCGCGGCCTCGCCGACTCCCGGCGGGGCCGGCTGATCTGTGTGATCGGCGCCGGCGGCGACCGGGACCGGGGCAAACGTCCGACGATGGGCGCCGCCGCCGCCCGCGGCGCCGACCTGGTGATCGTCACCGACGACAACCCGCGGACCGAGGACCCGGCGGCGATCCGGGCCGAGGTACGCCACGGGGCCGACGGCGTCGCCGGAGCCGAGGTGGTGGAGGTCGCCGGCCGGCGGGCGGCGATCGACGAGGCGGTCCGCCTGGCCGGGCCCACCGACGTGGTCGCGCTGCTCGGCAAGGGCCACGAGCAGGGACAGGAGATCGACGGCGACGTCCAGCCGTTCGACGACCGGGTGGAGCTCGCGGCGTCACTGACCGCCCGGTTCCCGGCACTGGTGAGGCAGGCATGA